The proteins below are encoded in one region of Rhododendron vialii isolate Sample 1 chromosome 7a, ASM3025357v1:
- the LOC131333202 gene encoding sugar carrier protein C-like, translated as MAGGGDMGPSNGKKYPGKLTQKVLVTCIVAAMGGLIFGYDIGISGGVTSMAPFLEKFFPEVYRKQALDASTNQYCKFNSQTLTMFTSSLYLAALLSSFVASAVTRKYGRKPSMLSGGILFLIGAAFNGAAVNVAMLIVGRIFLGLGIGFANQSVPLYLSETAPYKYRGALNIGFQMSITIGILAANVLNFLFAKIEGGWGWRLSLGGAAVPALIFIAGSACLPDTPNSLIERGNHEQAKEQLKKIRGVDSVDKEFNDLVAASEVSGKVDNPWAKLLQRKYRPQLTFAVLIPFFQQLTGMNVIMFYAPVLFKTLGFGDDAALMSAVITGIVNCVATLASIVSVDRLGRRFLFLEGGTQMFICQVATTVLIALKFGTSGNSVDLPKWYAGLVVFFICVYVAGFAWSWGPLGWLVPSEIFPLEIRSAAQSINVSVNMLFTFFIAQVFLAMLCGLKFGLFIFFAFWMVVMSIVIKLFLPETKGIPIEEMAGVWKTHWFWKRYVAEDDNTTPNGGMV; from the exons ATGGCGGGCGGAGGAGACATGGGTCCGTCGAACGGGAAAAAGTATCCGGGAAAGCTCACGCAAAAAGTTTTGGTGACTTGCATTGTGGCAGCCATGGGAGGTTTAATCTTTGGCTATGACATTGGCATCTCAG GTGGGGTGACATCCATGGCTCCTTTCCTGGAAAAATTCTTCCCAGAAGTCTACAGGAAGCAGGCACTCGACGCCAGTACAAACCAATACTGCAAGTTCAACAGCCAGACGCTGACCATGTTCACGTCGTCGTTGTATTTGGCTGCTCTGCTATCCTCTTTCGTGGCCTCAGCCGTGACTCGTAAGTATGGAAGGAAGCCCTCGATGTTGAGCGGAGGGATCTTGTTCTTGATTGGAGCCGCTTTCAACGGCGCTGCGGTTAATGTGGCTATGCTTATTGTGGGACGGATTTTTCTTGGTCTCGGTATTGGATTCGCCAATCag TCTGTGCCACTCTACCTCTCTGAGACAGCTCCATACAAATACAGAGGAGCGCTCAACATCGGCTTCCAAATGTCGATCACAATCGGAATCCTAGCCGCCAACGTCCTCAACTTCTTGTTCGCCAAGATTGAAGGCGGCTGGGGGTGGCGGCTCAGTCTCGGCGGTGCAGCGGTCCCAGCTTTGATCTTCATTGCCGGCTCTGCATGCCTTCCTGACACCCCCAACTCCCTCATTGAACGTGGGAACCACGAGCAAGCCAAAGAACAGTTGAAGAAAATCCGTGGCGTTGACAGCGTCGACAAAGAGTTCAATGATTTGGTTGCAGCGAGTGAGGTGTCGGGGAAAGTGGACAACCCGTGGGCGAAGCTGCTGCAGAGGAAGTATAGGCCTCAGTTGACATTCGCCGTTTTGATTCCTTTCTTCCAGCAACTGACAGGGATGAACGTGATTATGTTTTACGCGCCTGTTTTGTTCAAGACCTTGGGTTTTGGAGATGATGCGGCTCTCATGTCTGCTGTGATCACTGGCATTGTGAATTGTGTTGCTACTTTGGCTTCCATTGTTTCTGTTGATAGGCTTGGAAGGAGATTTCTGTTTCTTGAGGGTGGAACTCAAATGTTTATTTGTCAG GTTGCTACAACAGTTCTAATTGCGCTAAAATTCGGAACAAGTGGGAACTCTGTTGATCTGCCCAAGTGGTATGCTGGTCTAGTGGTGTTTTTCATCTGTGTTTACGTCGCCGGGTTCGCGTGGTCATGGGGCCCACTCGGTTGGTTGGTACCGAGCGAGATCTTTCCACTTGAAATACGGTCTGCAGCTCAGAGCATCAACGTATCGGTCAACATGCTCTTCACCTTCTTCATCGCTCAGGTCTTCTTGGCAATGCTGTGCGGCTTAAAGTTTGGGCTGTTTATCTTTTTCGCTTTCTGGATGGTGGTGATGAGCATTGTCATCAAGCTTTTCTTGCCTGAGACAAAGGGTATCCCAATTGAAGAAATGGCTGGTGTATGGAAAACCCATTGGTTTTGGAAGAGGTATGTTGCAGAGGATGATAACACTACTCCAAATGGAGGCATGGTCTGA
- the LOC131333521 gene encoding uncharacterized protein LOC131333521, producing MAKPQKSSNVTDDLHEAARSGDLIAVQTICSSNPLAVNSRDKHSRTPLHLAAWSGQAQVVNYLCKNKADVGAAAMDDMGAIHFASQKGHLEVVRTLISSGVSVKASNRKGMTALHYAVQGSHLELAKYLVKKGASLSVKTKAGKTPLDLASSEEIRLLLVECGKQSERGDLKGEEKATETHPKSPPPGKAEGFEGEVAVDRHEEEEESKKDESIKRKGDEEGIKETTPKPKKAKVNLNHLVASDDTGGEEET from the exons atggcGAAACCCCAGAAATCATCAAACGTGACGGACGATCTACACGAGGCGGCAAGGTCAGGCGACCTCATAGCCGTTCAGACAATTTGCAGCTCCAACCCCTTGGCAGTCAACTCCAGAGATAAGCACTCCAGGACCCc ACTACATTTAGCAGCGTGGTCTGGGCAAGCACAGGTGGTGAACTATCTCTGCAAGAACAAGGCTGATGTTGGTGCCGCAGCTATGGACGACATGGGTGCCATCCACTTCGCCTCCCAAAAGGGTCATTTAGAAGTTGTGCGGACACTTATTTCATCCGGGGTCTCAGTCAAAGCTTCTAATCGCAAGGGTATGACTGCTCTTCACTACGCTGTCCAGGGGTCTCATCTGGAACTAGCCAAGTACTTGGTGAAGAAAGGCGCAAGTCTTAGTGTCAAAACAAAAGCAGGGAAAACTCCACTTGATCTAGCTAGTAGCGAGGAGATCCGCTTACTTTTGGTAGAATGTGGGAAGCAATCCGAGAGAGGAGATTTAAAAGGTGAAGAGAAAGCGACAGAAACTCATCCAAAATCACCACCGCCGGGAAAAGCAGAGGGCTTTGAAGGTGAAGTTGCCGTGGATAGgcatgaagaagaagaagaaagtaagAAAGATGAATCGATCAAGAGGAAAGGTGATGAAGAAGGTATCAAGGAAACCACGCCAAAGCCAAAGAAGGCAAAGGTCAATCTTAATCATCTTGTAGCCTCAGATGACACAGGAGGAGAGGAAGAAACATAA